A section of the Pediococcus inopinatus genome encodes:
- the trxB gene encoding thioredoxin-disulfide reductase, with amino-acid sequence MAKEYDVIIIGAGPAGMTTALYASRANLSVLMLDRGIYGGQMNNTAEIENYTGFKSVLGPDLAKDMYDSSVQFGAEYAYGSVQSIEDQGDLKIVKTDTDEFTTKSIVIGTGSEYKKLGVSGEDTYSGRGVSYCAVCDGAFFKGLHLVVVGGGDSAIEEGIYLTQLASKVTVIHRRGELRAQKITQERAFANPKMEFVWDSNVTEIVGDDQKVTGVKVNNNKTGEDSFIEASGVFIYVGNHAMTDNLHNLPILDENGWIPTDDHMRTKVPGIFAVGDVRQKDLRQIATAVGEGGIAGQQVFSYIQDLKAKATVK; translated from the coding sequence TTGGCAAAAGAGTATGATGTCATTATTATTGGAGCTGGACCAGCGGGAATGACAACCGCGCTTTATGCTTCACGGGCAAACTTATCTGTCTTAATGTTAGATCGTGGAATTTACGGCGGTCAAATGAATAATACGGCAGAAATTGAAAATTATACTGGATTCAAATCAGTTTTAGGCCCAGATCTAGCGAAGGACATGTATGATAGCTCAGTTCAATTTGGTGCAGAATACGCTTATGGCAGTGTTCAAAGCATTGAAGATCAAGGCGATTTAAAGATAGTCAAAACAGATACTGACGAATTTACAACGAAATCAATTGTGATTGGAACGGGCTCTGAATATAAAAAATTAGGGGTTTCTGGTGAAGATACCTACAGTGGCCGTGGTGTTTCGTACTGTGCGGTCTGTGATGGCGCGTTCTTTAAGGGATTACATCTTGTTGTTGTTGGCGGTGGAGATTCTGCAATTGAGGAAGGAATCTATCTGACTCAATTAGCTTCTAAGGTAACTGTTATTCATCGTCGTGGTGAATTAAGAGCACAAAAAATTACTCAAGAACGGGCTTTTGCTAATCCAAAAATGGAATTTGTTTGGGATAGTAATGTGACTGAAATTGTTGGTGATGATCAAAAAGTGACTGGTGTGAAGGTCAATAATAATAAAACCGGCGAAGATAGCTTTATTGAAGCTTCTGGTGTGTTTATTTATGTTGGTAATCATGCAATGACTGACAATTTACACAACTTACCAATTCTTGATGAAAATGGTTGGATTCCAACTGATGATCATATGCGTACCAAAGTTCCTGGAATTTTTGCGGTTGGTGATGTGCGTCAAAAAGATCTCCGCCAAATTGCTACTGCAGTTGGTGAAGGTGGTATTGCCGGTCAGCAAGTATTCTCTTATATCCAGGATTTAAAGGCTAAGGCCACGGTAAAATAA
- the galU gene encoding UTP--glucose-1-phosphate uridylyltransferase GalU, whose translation MSDRVRKAIIPAAGLGTRFLPATKASPKEMLPIVDKPTIQFIVEEAKKSGIEDILIVTGKGKRAIEDHFDSVPELENNLKTKHKDNLLKLVEETTDINLYFIRQSHPRGLGDAVLMAKDFVGDEPFVVMLGDDLMEDKVPLTKQLMNSYEETHASTLAVMQVPHKEVSKYGVIKPQAKIKPDLFNVENFVEKPSPEDAPSDYAIIGRYLLTPEIFGVLEHQKPGKGNEVQLTDAINELNKTQRVFAHVFTGKRFDVGNKFGFLKTNIQYGLNHPEVRDELRTYIKQLGAELTEEDKTDKTAKKSK comes from the coding sequence ATGTCAGATAGAGTTAGAAAAGCGATTATTCCAGCAGCAGGATTGGGAACAAGATTTTTACCAGCAACTAAAGCTTCGCCAAAAGAAATGTTGCCAATTGTTGATAAACCAACGATTCAATTCATAGTTGAAGAAGCAAAAAAATCTGGAATTGAAGATATTTTAATTGTAACCGGTAAAGGTAAACGCGCAATTGAGGATCATTTTGATTCTGTTCCTGAGTTGGAAAACAACTTGAAAACTAAGCATAAAGACAACCTTTTAAAATTAGTTGAAGAAACCACTGATATTAATTTGTACTTTATCCGCCAGTCACATCCTCGTGGCTTAGGTGACGCTGTCTTGATGGCTAAGGATTTTGTGGGCGATGAACCTTTCGTGGTCATGCTTGGCGATGATTTAATGGAAGACAAAGTTCCACTAACTAAGCAGCTGATGAACTCTTATGAAGAAACCCATGCTTCTACTTTGGCAGTTATGCAGGTTCCTCATAAAGAAGTTTCGAAGTATGGAGTAATTAAACCTCAAGCTAAAATTAAACCTGATTTGTTTAACGTTGAAAACTTTGTTGAAAAACCAAGCCCTGAAGATGCTCCAAGTGATTATGCAATTATTGGCCGCTATCTGTTGACTCCAGAAATTTTTGGCGTTTTGGAACATCAAAAGCCTGGTAAGGGTAATGAGGTTCAACTAACCGATGCAATTAACGAACTTAACAAAACTCAACGGGTATTTGCCCATGTCTTTACGGGAAAACGATTTGACGTTGGAAATAAATTTGGTTTCTTAAAGACAAACATTCAATATGGTTTAAATCATCCAGAGGTTCGTGATGAATTGCGAACATACATCAAGCAATTGGGTGCTGAACTGACTGAGGAAGATAAAACGGACAAAACCGCAAAAAAATCTAAATAA
- a CDS encoding NAD(P)H-dependent glycerol-3-phosphate dehydrogenase, translated as MSEKIAVLGAGSWGSILANLLTENGNDVRVWSNASEQVKELNEKHTNEHYVPGFKYSDKLVAYDDLEAALDGVAVVLFVVPTKVMRLVANEMVEVLEKTGNKPIIVHASKGLEQGTHKRLSQVLEEEIPERNREATVVLSGPSHAEEVAKKDITLVTAASSNEKAAKKIQKLFMNKYFRVYTNDDVVGVETGAALKNIIAIGAGALHGLGYGDDAKAALMTRGLAEISRLGVALGAKPLTFIGLSGVGDLIVTATSVHSRNWRAGNELGQGMPLKEVIDTMGMVIEGIPSTQAAYELAAQNHIDMPITNAIYDVLYNDKDVKTAIDELMDREGKPEIE; from the coding sequence ATGTCTGAGAAAATTGCGGTATTAGGTGCTGGTTCATGGGGTAGTATTTTGGCCAATCTGTTAACAGAGAACGGAAATGACGTTCGCGTTTGGTCAAACGCATCTGAACAAGTTAAAGAATTAAACGAGAAGCACACTAATGAACATTATGTTCCGGGATTTAAGTATTCGGATAAGTTAGTTGCTTATGATGATCTTGAAGCAGCACTTGATGGTGTTGCAGTCGTGTTGTTTGTAGTGCCAACTAAGGTTATGCGCTTGGTTGCTAATGAGATGGTTGAGGTTTTGGAAAAAACTGGCAACAAGCCAATTATTGTGCATGCAAGTAAAGGCCTGGAACAGGGAACACACAAACGACTTTCTCAAGTTTTGGAAGAAGAAATTCCAGAACGTAATCGAGAAGCAACCGTCGTTCTGTCAGGTCCAAGTCATGCTGAAGAAGTAGCTAAAAAAGATATTACTTTGGTTACGGCAGCTAGCTCTAATGAAAAAGCTGCAAAGAAAATTCAAAAATTGTTTATGAATAAATATTTCAGAGTTTATACAAATGATGATGTGGTTGGTGTCGAAACTGGTGCTGCCCTTAAAAATATCATTGCCATCGGTGCCGGTGCCTTACATGGTTTGGGCTATGGAGATGATGCAAAAGCAGCTCTGATGACCCGAGGATTAGCTGAGATTAGTCGGCTCGGTGTCGCGTTGGGCGCGAAGCCTCTAACTTTCATCGGGTTGTCTGGGGTCGGTGATTTAATTGTAACTGCCACAAGTGTCCATTCACGGAACTGGCGCGCTGGTAACGAGCTTGGACAAGGGATGCCCTTGAAAGAAGTTATTGATACGATGGGAATGGTTATTGAAGGAATTCCTTCAACTCAGGCTGCTTATGAATTAGCGGCTCAAAATCATATTGATATGCCAATTACAAATGCTATTTACGATGTTTTGTATAACGATAAGGATGTCAAAACGGCCATTGATGAGTTGATGGATCGTGAAGGAAAACCAGAAATTGAATAA
- the lgt gene encoding prolipoprotein diacylglyceryl transferase: MNLLLGALNPIALKLGPIEVHWYGVIIASAVVLATFLAVREGTKRRINSDDIYDMILWALPFALIFARAYYVVFEWSYYSQHLDQIIAIWDGGIAIYGSLIGAGLVVFFFCRAKWIPVWLMLDVAGPVVLMAQGIGRWGNFMNQEAFGRITSLQFLQNLHIPHFIVQQMFIDGAYRQPTFLYESLWDILGFILLISLRHRKGLFKQGEVFLSYVIWYSFGRFFIEGMRTDSLMIGNVIRVSQVLSIVLFVGGLSLWAIRRKKSPDNPWYLDGNELNPQKS; this comes from the coding sequence GTGAATTTATTGTTAGGGGCATTAAACCCAATTGCTTTAAAATTGGGACCGATTGAAGTTCACTGGTATGGTGTCATTATTGCCAGTGCTGTTGTACTTGCAACATTCTTAGCTGTGCGGGAAGGCACAAAACGGCGCATCAATTCGGATGATATTTACGATATGATTTTATGGGCATTACCTTTTGCGTTGATCTTTGCGCGGGCTTACTATGTGGTGTTTGAATGGTCATATTATTCACAACATTTAGATCAAATCATTGCCATTTGGGATGGCGGAATCGCCATCTATGGATCTTTAATTGGAGCCGGATTGGTCGTTTTCTTCTTCTGTCGTGCAAAGTGGATTCCAGTCTGGTTGATGTTAGATGTCGCAGGCCCAGTTGTTTTAATGGCTCAAGGGATTGGACGCTGGGGAAATTTCATGAATCAAGAGGCGTTTGGAAGAATCACATCGCTTCAGTTTTTACAAAATTTACATATTCCCCATTTTATCGTGCAACAAATGTTTATCGACGGTGCCTATCGCCAACCAACATTCTTGTATGAATCACTTTGGGATATACTCGGATTTATTCTGTTGATAAGTTTGCGTCATCGTAAGGGACTTTTTAAGCAAGGTGAAGTCTTCTTAAGTTATGTTATCTGGTATTCGTTTGGGCGCTTCTTCATTGAAGGCATGCGAACGGACAGTTTGATGATTGGAAACGTCATTAGAGTATCACAAGTTTTATCAATTGTTTTATTTGTGGGTGGTTTGTCACTTTGGGCAATTCGACGAAAGAAGTCGCCTGATAACCCCTGGTACTTGGATGGAAACGAATTAAATCCGCAGAAAAGTTGA
- the hprK gene encoding HPr(Ser) kinase/phosphatase: protein MADSVTVAELVEAIRLDVYSGKDFLDKKNITVSDISRPGLELTGYFNFYPHERVQLFGRTEISYAKGSMTSEERQDIYQRMAHEDTPAFVISRGLPIPQELTNAAKANNIPVLGSALPTSRLLSNMTNFLEGKLAERQSVHGELVDIYGLGVLITGDSGVGKSETALELVKRGHRLIADDRVDVYQQDEQTLVGEAPKILRHLLEIRGVGIIDVMNLFGAGAVRTETDINLIVHLENWDDDKQFDRLGNGQETRKFFDVEIPRIAIPVRTGRNLAVIIESAAMNFRARNMGYDATKVFDDNLNELIKDNSKKN, encoded by the coding sequence TTGGCAGACAGCGTAACGGTAGCGGAACTTGTGGAAGCGATCCGGCTTGATGTGTATTCAGGTAAAGATTTTTTAGATAAGAAAAATATTACTGTCAGTGATATTTCACGTCCCGGTTTGGAATTAACCGGGTATTTTAATTTTTATCCACATGAACGAGTTCAATTATTTGGGCGAACAGAAATTTCTTATGCAAAAGGGAGTATGACGAGTGAAGAACGCCAAGATATTTATCAACGGATGGCGCATGAAGATACGCCGGCATTCGTCATCTCTCGGGGATTACCAATCCCGCAAGAGTTAACCAATGCAGCCAAAGCAAATAATATTCCGGTTTTAGGATCCGCTTTGCCCACATCCCGGTTGTTGAGTAATATGACGAATTTTCTTGAAGGAAAATTAGCTGAACGTCAGTCTGTCCATGGTGAACTGGTTGATATTTATGGGCTTGGTGTCTTAATTACCGGGGATTCTGGTGTAGGTAAAAGTGAAACAGCACTTGAGTTGGTTAAAAGAGGACATCGCTTGATTGCAGATGATCGAGTTGATGTTTATCAACAAGATGAACAAACACTTGTTGGTGAAGCACCCAAAATTTTACGTCATTTGTTAGAGATTCGTGGGGTCGGTATTATCGATGTTATGAATCTGTTTGGTGCCGGTGCAGTGCGGACGGAAACCGATATTAATTTGATTGTCCATCTCGAAAATTGGGATGATGACAAGCAATTTGATCGCCTGGGCAACGGGCAAGAAACACGTAAGTTTTTTGATGTTGAAATCCCACGGATCGCGATTCCAGTTCGTACGGGTCGCAATTTAGCGGTTATTATTGAATCGGCAGCGATGAACTTCCGGGCCCGCAATATGGGATATGATGCTACAAAAGTCTTCGATGACAATTTAAATGAACTTATTAAAGACAATTCAAAAAAGAATTAA
- a CDS encoding phage holin family protein has translation MKFWQRVLVDAILFIALAGFYRNSGSFVVSNVWVALGASLVLAFLNASIKPFLQLISLPITILTLGLFSIVINALILQLTSVLVGSASFYFSSFGMTMWIALLMSILNAIISNYFFNRN, from the coding sequence ATGAAATTTTGGCAAAGAGTACTCGTTGATGCCATCCTGTTTATCGCATTGGCAGGGTTTTATCGGAACAGTGGTAGTTTTGTGGTCTCAAATGTTTGGGTAGCGCTTGGGGCTAGCTTGGTTTTGGCATTTCTAAATGCTTCGATAAAGCCTTTTTTACAGCTGATATCTTTACCGATTACGATTCTAACGCTTGGCTTGTTTAGCATTGTCATTAATGCACTTATTCTGCAGTTGACTTCGGTGCTAGTGGGCTCTGCAAGCTTTTATTTTTCATCGTTTGGAATGACCATGTGGATTGCATTGCTGATGTCTATCTTAAATGCAATTATTTCAAACTACTTTTTCAATCGAAACTAG
- a CDS encoding PspC domain-containing protein, which yields MKSNSKRKFAKSNRRMISGVLGGIANYFSIDASIVRLVFVLITLVTHFIPGVLIYALLAWLMPESQEQRPSGFSENFFSGFGQTQQGSQPQSRKRKVIKNVQEEDDPKTKHRD from the coding sequence ATGAAATCAAATTCAAAAAGAAAATTTGCAAAATCTAATCGACGCATGATCTCTGGTGTTCTTGGTGGAATCGCTAACTATTTTTCCATTGACGCATCGATTGTCCGATTAGTGTTCGTCTTAATCACGCTTGTCACCCATTTTATTCCTGGGGTCCTTATTTACGCGCTGTTGGCATGGTTGATGCCAGAAAGCCAGGAGCAACGGCCAAGTGGATTTAGTGAGAACTTTTTTTCTGGTTTTGGACAGACCCAACAAGGCTCGCAACCACAATCACGTAAAAGAAAAGTGATTAAAAATGTCCAAGAAGAAGACGATCCGAAAACTAAACACCGAGATTAA
- the phoU gene encoding phosphate signaling complex protein PhoU, which translates to MRGIFEDELKKLHGKFTEMGINVSEAIYRASKSFIDHDKVLAQQVIDHDEQINEEEVNLEDQALMLIALQQPVATDFRRIIIVLKASSDLERIGDHAVGIARESIELKGEHRVAEIEDDIAEMTNNVRAMLEEVLDAYVKEDAMEAKRIADANQKIDDAYVEVREKTIATMKQDAKVITGSTSYLMVASYLERIGDHIGNVAEWVVYNKTGHIAELTPDQHPEAK; encoded by the coding sequence ATGCGCGGAATTTTTGAAGATGAGTTGAAAAAATTACACGGAAAGTTCACGGAAATGGGAATTAATGTCAGTGAGGCCATTTATCGCGCTTCAAAGTCCTTTATTGACCATGATAAGGTGCTTGCTCAGCAGGTGATTGATCATGATGAACAAATTAATGAAGAAGAAGTTAATTTAGAAGATCAGGCATTAATGTTAATCGCTTTACAGCAGCCGGTGGCAACTGATTTTCGAAGAATTATTATTGTGTTGAAAGCAAGCTCTGATTTAGAGCGAATTGGTGATCATGCGGTGGGCATTGCCAGAGAATCCATTGAGTTAAAAGGGGAACATCGAGTTGCAGAGATTGAAGATGATATTGCGGAAATGACTAATAACGTGCGGGCCATGTTGGAAGAAGTTTTGGATGCGTACGTTAAAGAAGATGCAATGGAAGCTAAGCGAATTGCCGATGCAAATCAAAAAATTGACGATGCGTATGTAGAGGTTCGCGAAAAAACAATTGCAACTATGAAACAAGATGCCAAGGTCATCACGGGAAGCACGAGTTATTTGATGGTTGCCAGTTATCTAGAACGAATTGGTGATCACATCGGTAACGTTGCAGAATGGGTGGTTTATAATAAGACTGGTCATATTGCAGAATTGACCCCTGACCAACATCCTGAGGCTAAATAA
- the pstB gene encoding phosphate ABC transporter ATP-binding protein PstB codes for MENVITTHNVRLYYGRKEALHGIDLDFPKRKITALIGPSGSGKSTFLRCLNRMNDLTPGVTITGSFKLDGKDIYSPKTDVVDLRKKVGMVFQQPNPFPFSVFENVAFGLRLAGVRDRKLIQERVETSLKQAAVWDEVKDKLNENALSFSGGQQQRICIARVLAVQPEIILMDEPTSALDPVSAAKIEDLLLDIQDKFTIAIVTHNMQQASRISDRTAFFLDGRLVETGLTKELFIAPKKEETSDYLNGKFG; via the coding sequence ATGGAAAATGTCATTACTACGCATAACGTTCGTTTATACTATGGACGGAAAGAAGCATTACATGGGATTGATTTAGATTTTCCAAAACGTAAAATTACAGCTTTGATTGGCCCGTCTGGTAGTGGAAAATCGACTTTTTTACGTTGCTTGAATCGGATGAATGATTTAACGCCCGGGGTTACGATTACAGGAAGCTTCAAATTAGATGGAAAAGACATCTATAGTCCTAAAACTGATGTGGTGGATTTAAGAAAAAAAGTCGGGATGGTTTTTCAACAGCCCAATCCGTTTCCATTCTCGGTATTTGAAAATGTTGCTTTTGGATTAAGGCTGGCAGGAGTGCGAGACCGCAAGCTTATTCAAGAAAGAGTCGAAACTAGTTTGAAACAGGCCGCTGTCTGGGATGAAGTAAAGGATAAATTAAATGAAAACGCCCTATCTTTTTCAGGTGGGCAGCAACAACGGATTTGTATTGCCAGAGTTTTGGCCGTCCAACCAGAAATTATCTTGATGGATGAACCGACAAGCGCTTTAGACCCAGTTTCGGCGGCTAAAATTGAGGATCTCTTGCTGGATATTCAAGACAAGTTTACAATCGCAATTGTGACCCATAATATGCAGCAAGCCTCTAGAATATCTGATCGTACGGCATTTTTCTTGGATGGAAGACTTGTTGAAACTGGATTAACAAAAGAGTTGTTTATTGCACCCAAAAAAGAAGAGACTAGTGACTATTTGAACGGTAAATTTGGTTAA
- the pstB gene encoding phosphate ABC transporter ATP-binding protein PstB has product MKTYSLTDNYVHKFDSEKTDIGLSTENLQVFYGENHAIFDGTLQFRKNSITAMIGASGSGKSTFLRCLNRMNDDIATVEGKIYYQDLDINAPEINVYEMRKHVGMVFQRPNPFAKSIFKNIAYPLQKSGIKDKKIIAERVEKSLRQAALWDEVKDDLNRSALALSGGQQQRLCIARALAMDPDVLLLDEPASALDPISTGKLEQALQELQQHYTIIMVTHSLQQASRISDYTAFFHMGHILEFDRTENIFTRPRIQATEDYISGNFG; this is encoded by the coding sequence ATGAAGACTTACTCATTAACAGATAATTATGTGCATAAATTTGATTCCGAAAAGACTGACATTGGGTTATCCACAGAAAATCTTCAGGTATTCTATGGTGAAAACCATGCCATATTTGATGGGACCTTACAGTTTCGCAAGAATTCAATTACGGCAATGATCGGCGCATCTGGATCAGGAAAATCGACTTTTCTACGTTGCCTGAATCGGATGAATGATGATATTGCCACGGTAGAAGGAAAGATTTACTATCAAGATCTTGATATTAATGCTCCGGAGATTAACGTTTATGAAATGAGAAAACATGTAGGAATGGTATTTCAAAGGCCTAATCCCTTTGCTAAATCAATTTTTAAAAATATTGCTTATCCACTACAAAAATCCGGTATTAAAGATAAAAAAATTATTGCCGAGCGAGTCGAAAAAAGTTTGCGGCAAGCGGCACTTTGGGATGAAGTGAAAGATGATTTGAACCGGAGTGCCTTAGCCCTTTCAGGCGGTCAACAGCAACGACTTTGTATTGCACGGGCCTTGGCGATGGATCCGGACGTCTTGCTCTTAGATGAACCAGCCAGCGCGTTGGATCCCATTTCAACTGGAAAGTTGGAGCAGGCATTACAAGAATTACAACAGCACTATACGATAATTATGGTCACGCACAGCCTGCAACAAGCGTCGCGAATTAGTGATTATACAGCGTTTTTTCATATGGGCCACATCTTGGAGTTTGATCGAACAGAAAACATTTTTACGAGACCACGAATTCAAGCAACTGAGGACTATATTTCGGGAAACTTCGGATAG
- the pstA gene encoding phosphate ABC transporter permease PstA, with the protein MNAKKIDKLATTIIGLLVAVVVLILVSLIGYILVTGLPHVSWHFLTSPSQSFLKGGGIGDQLFNSLYLLVLTLLISFPIALGAGIYLFEYAPKNWITSTIRVAIEVLSSLPSVVVGLFGFLLFVVEFKLGFSILSGAIALTFFNLPLLTRSVENSLAAVPKLQREAGLALGFSRWQTVLGVIFPEALPGILTAIILSAGRIFGEAAALIYTAGQSAPILNFANWNPLSPSSPLNPMRPAETLAVHIWKINSEGIMPDASAVSAGASAVLILAVLIFNFSARWLGNRIYRKVTASK; encoded by the coding sequence ATGAACGCTAAAAAAATAGATAAGTTGGCTACGACTATTATTGGTCTTTTAGTCGCAGTAGTTGTCTTAATCTTAGTTTCCTTAATTGGTTATATTTTAGTTACCGGGCTTCCTCACGTTTCGTGGCATTTTTTAACTTCTCCGTCGCAATCATTTTTAAAGGGCGGGGGAATTGGTGATCAACTGTTCAACTCACTATATCTGCTCGTTTTAACCTTGCTAATTTCGTTTCCCATTGCGCTTGGTGCCGGCATTTATCTGTTTGAATATGCTCCAAAAAATTGGATAACAAGTACAATTCGAGTGGCCATTGAAGTTTTAAGTTCATTGCCCTCTGTAGTCGTAGGACTTTTCGGATTTTTATTGTTCGTTGTTGAGTTTAAATTAGGATTCTCGATTTTGTCTGGTGCGATTGCGTTAACTTTCTTCAATCTACCGTTGTTAACAAGAAGTGTGGAAAACTCTTTGGCAGCAGTTCCTAAGCTACAAAGAGAGGCTGGTCTAGCCTTGGGATTTTCAAGGTGGCAAACGGTCCTTGGAGTCATTTTTCCAGAAGCGTTACCTGGCATTTTAACGGCCATAATTTTGAGTGCAGGTCGAATTTTTGGAGAAGCTGCTGCCTTGATTTACACAGCTGGGCAGAGCGCACCAATTTTAAACTTTGCCAACTGGAATCCGTTAAGTCCAAGCAGCCCGTTAAATCCCATGCGACCAGCAGAAACTTTAGCGGTGCATATTTGGAAAATTAATTCTGAAGGGATCATGCCAGATGCTAGTGCAGTTTCTGCAGGAGCGTCCGCAGTCTTGATTTTAGCAGTTTTAATTTTTAACTTTTCTGCTCGCTGGTTAGGCAACAGAATTTATCGGAAAGTAACGGCATCTAAATAA
- the pstC gene encoding phosphate ABC transporter permease subunit PstC has product MEDIKRQLTHSSKATRQDRYGKLIAFLCTFLIGLLVASILYLVTSRGLATFFKNHVSVWDFLTKQNWNPGQVDKNGAALVGALPMIVGSFSVTVLSAVLATPFAIAMALFMTEIAPRRGTKFLQPVIELLVGIPSVVYGFVGLTIVVPVVRALVGGTGFGILSGTLVLFVMVLPTITSMYVDSLRAVPRFYREASLALGATRWQTTYKVVLRASIPGLLTAIIFGMARAFGEALAVQMVIGNASLLPHNLISPASTLTSVLTTGMGNTVMGTLPNNALWSLALILLLMSLCFNLIIRYIGKKGRMAK; this is encoded by the coding sequence TTGGAAGACATTAAACGGCAATTAACGCATTCCTCAAAGGCAACGAGACAGGATCGCTATGGCAAATTAATTGCATTTCTGTGTACGTTTTTAATTGGTTTGTTGGTGGCCTCAATTTTATACTTAGTTACCTCCAGGGGTTTAGCAACTTTCTTTAAGAATCATGTATCTGTCTGGGATTTTTTAACGAAACAAAACTGGAATCCAGGCCAGGTTGACAAAAACGGTGCTGCCTTAGTGGGAGCTCTTCCAATGATTGTGGGTTCTTTTTCTGTGACAGTTTTATCCGCAGTTTTAGCGACGCCATTTGCAATTGCCATGGCCCTTTTCATGACAGAAATCGCCCCTCGTCGGGGAACCAAATTTCTTCAGCCTGTGATTGAACTACTCGTTGGAATTCCATCGGTTGTCTACGGATTTGTGGGCCTGACAATTGTGGTGCCAGTCGTTCGAGCACTAGTCGGAGGGACTGGCTTTGGAATCCTTTCTGGAACGTTAGTTTTGTTCGTGATGGTATTGCCTACAATTACATCTATGTATGTCGACAGTTTACGAGCAGTTCCGCGCTTTTATAGAGAGGCCTCGTTAGCGCTTGGGGCGACCCGTTGGCAAACTACTTATAAGGTTGTTCTAAGGGCCTCGATTCCTGGGCTGCTCACAGCAATTATCTTTGGAATGGCACGGGCTTTTGGTGAAGCGTTGGCCGTTCAAATGGTGATTGGAAATGCTTCACTGTTACCACACAATCTTATCTCGCCAGCCTCCACATTAACGAGTGTGTTGACGACGGGAATGGGAAATACAGTGATGGGGACCTTGCCAAACAACGCACTTTGGTCACTAGCTTTGATCCTGTTGCTGATGTCATTGTGCTTCAATTTGATTATTCGTTATATCGGTAAAAAAGGGAGGATGGCCAAATGA
- a CDS encoding phosphate ABC transporter substrate-binding protein PstS family protein: MKRVTGLVLTLLVSLIGLAGCGSKKDQTITIVGSTALQPLVERAANNYQIRQPKVTITVQGGGSGTGLSQVQAGAVTIGNSDVFAEDQDGIKASALVDHKVAVVGITPIVNKKVTVQNLSTRQLAQIFSGKLTNWKQVGGKNQKITVINRAQGSGIRSSFETSVLDGKEAVRSQEQDSNGTVQKIVAATPGAISYTSFSYVNDQVRALNLNGIKPEAKNVIDNRWQIWSYEHMYTKGKPNQQTRQFLDYIQSKKMQKQLITDLGYISTHDMKVTRDRNGKVHDFQKGV; encoded by the coding sequence ATGAAACGAGTTACGGGATTAGTTCTCACTTTATTAGTTAGTTTGATTGGATTAGCAGGTTGTGGATCAAAAAAGGACCAGACAATCACCATTGTGGGGTCAACGGCTTTGCAACCGTTGGTAGAACGGGCAGCTAATAATTACCAGATTAGACAACCTAAAGTGACAATTACTGTCCAAGGTGGCGGATCGGGAACCGGATTGAGCCAAGTTCAGGCTGGTGCGGTAACGATTGGCAATTCAGATGTTTTTGCAGAAGATCAAGATGGCATTAAGGCGTCTGCATTGGTTGACCATAAAGTGGCCGTGGTAGGAATTACACCAATTGTTAATAAAAAAGTTACTGTGCAAAACTTAAGTACTCGTCAACTTGCGCAAATTTTTAGTGGCAAGCTTACAAATTGGAAACAAGTAGGCGGAAAAAACCAAAAAATAACGGTGATTAATCGGGCCCAAGGAAGCGGCATTCGGAGTTCCTTTGAAACGAGTGTTTTAGATGGAAAAGAAGCCGTTCGCTCTCAAGAACAGGATTCTAATGGGACGGTTCAAAAGATTGTGGCCGCAACTCCAGGGGCCATTAGTTATACATCATTTTCTTATGTGAACGATCAAGTTAGGGCGTTAAATTTGAATGGCATTAAACCTGAAGCAAAGAATGTGATCGATAATCGTTGGCAGATTTGGTCCTACGAGCACATGTACACAAAGGGAAAGCCAAATCAGCAAACACGACAATTTTTAGATTACATTCAATCTAAAAAAATGCAAAAACAATTGATTACAGATTTAGGGTATATTTCAACACATGACATGAAAGTTACCCGGGATCGAAATGGTAAGGTTCATGATTTCCAGAAAGGAGTGTAA